From the genome of Pelobacter propionicus DSM 2379, one region includes:
- a CDS encoding ComEA family DNA-binding protein, translating into MERLIVLMLALAVMLPAVVKSCLSARGAPRTAFFDPAPHKITVRIDGDVRHPGIYSFSANIMTNSAIALVEPVWRWENSVLKTGALPALTSGSTLRLSRSQNNSFVISAGSLSSTERVLLGLPLDINAMDGADFDRLPGIGPVLAARIVEFRQFNGGKMRPDQLIFVKGIGLKKYDILKKYFN; encoded by the coding sequence ATGGAGCGCCTGATAGTTCTCATGCTTGCGCTGGCTGTTATGTTGCCTGCTGTTGTAAAAAGCTGTTTGAGTGCGCGTGGCGCGCCACGGACGGCTTTTTTTGATCCTGCGCCGCATAAAATAACCGTTCGTATCGATGGCGATGTCAGGCATCCCGGAATCTACTCCTTTTCCGCCAATATAATGACGAATAGCGCCATTGCCTTGGTGGAACCAGTTTGGCGGTGGGAGAACTCTGTTTTGAAAACAGGCGCATTGCCTGCGCTCACCAGTGGCAGTACCCTCCGTCTCAGCAGAAGTCAGAACAATTCCTTCGTGATTTCAGCGGGATCACTGTCGTCAACGGAGCGTGTTCTCCTCGGACTCCCCCTGGATATCAATGCCATGGATGGTGCTGATTTTGATCGTCTCCCCGGTATCGGCCCAGTTCTGGCCGCCAGGATCGTTGAGTTCCGTCAATTTAATGGCGGAAAAATGCGTCCGGATCAGTTGATATTCGTCAAGGGAATCGGTTTGAAAAAATACGATATTTTGAAAAAATACTTTAACTGA
- the rph gene encoding ribonuclease PH, translating into MVRKNGRDSRALRPVAITRNFTKYAEGAVLVEFGDTRVICTASVEESVPSFLRGRGTGWVTAEYSMLPRATHTRSSREASKGKQSGRTLEIQRLIGRSLRAVTDLAALGERSVYLDCDVLQADGGTRTASITGAYVALADALATLKQRGLLERIPLREAVAAVSVGIVGGESLLDLDYDEDSSAEVDMNFVMTSSQRFVEVQGTAEVEPFTLEQMDAMRSLAMDGIQCLFDLQREALKG; encoded by the coding sequence ATGGTGCGGAAAAACGGAAGGGACAGTCGGGCATTGCGGCCGGTTGCCATAACCAGAAACTTTACCAAGTATGCCGAGGGGGCGGTTCTGGTGGAGTTCGGTGATACCAGGGTGATCTGTACCGCCTCGGTTGAGGAATCGGTGCCCTCCTTTTTGCGCGGCAGGGGAACCGGGTGGGTGACCGCCGAGTATTCCATGCTGCCGCGGGCAACCCATACCCGTTCGTCCCGCGAAGCTTCCAAGGGAAAACAGAGCGGCCGCACGCTGGAAATCCAGCGCCTGATCGGCCGCTCGCTGCGGGCGGTCACCGATCTGGCGGCACTGGGTGAGCGGAGTGTCTATCTCGACTGCGATGTGCTCCAGGCCGATGGCGGCACCAGAACAGCTTCCATAACCGGCGCCTACGTGGCGCTGGCCGATGCCCTGGCAACACTGAAGCAGCGGGGGCTCTTGGAGCGGATCCCGCTCAGGGAGGCTGTTGCGGCGGTGAGCGTGGGTATCGTGGGGGGAGAGAGCCTGCTGGACCTGGATTACGACGAGGACTCCTCAGCCGAGGTGGACATGAATTTCGTCATGACTTCCAGTCAGCGTTTCGTCGAGGTGCAGGGGACCGCTGAGGTGGAGCCGTTCACCCTTGAGCAGATGGACGCCATGCGCAGTCTGGCCATGGACGGCATTCAGTGTCTGTTCGATCTTCAGCGGGAGGCGCTCAAGGGATGA
- the rlmD gene encoding 23S rRNA (uracil(1939)-C(5))-methyltransferase RlmD encodes MKREKQSSGSRRKGDGTVGPAGGKPGGERPLRVRLSPRSTVEARISGLDDEGYGISCAENHGLRIAGGLPGDTVQAVIDHVAQRMAFGHVKKILVASPLRSRRPPCRESAHCLGCPLIAMNYCDQAEWKRQFVLRQLDAYRGLDGIELHPLLSPRRLTNYRTTVRLTIAGKYAEPYIGIFRRSSHDVVDLCDCPIHHHLVNRVVEVVRRGISRLKVPVYSPRNRVGLLRYLVVRVSEAEQKAMVVFVTARRSYNEIHHLARYVREQLPEVEVVAQNVNSSEGNVIMGPVDHFLTPKHHLTERIGEVSLMISPRSFLQVNRDGACLIYERVAEWARLTGRETVLDLYCGIGGIALTLARRARRVIGVEVVEAAVEDARRNARMNGISNCVFQAGDVAEQLEELAEDGEGVDVVVLNPPRKGCDEQVLRQVAALGPRTVLYVSCSPQTLARDLNLLKSLGYVCVEVQPVDMFPHTMHVENVARLEKVIKALDNTE; translated from the coding sequence ATGAAAAGAGAGAAACAGAGTAGCGGTTCAAGGCGTAAGGGGGACGGAACGGTAGGTCCCGCGGGCGGCAAGCCGGGCGGAGAGCGCCCCCTCCGCGTCAGGCTGTCCCCTAGATCGACCGTCGAGGCACGGATCTCGGGGCTGGATGACGAGGGGTACGGCATCTCCTGCGCCGAGAACCATGGGCTCAGGATCGCCGGTGGTCTGCCGGGGGATACGGTTCAGGCTGTTATCGATCACGTGGCCCAGCGCATGGCCTTTGGCCACGTGAAGAAAATTCTCGTCGCCTCGCCCCTGCGCAGCAGGCGCCCCCCCTGCCGGGAGAGCGCCCACTGTCTCGGCTGCCCGCTGATCGCCATGAACTACTGTGACCAGGCGGAGTGGAAACGGCAATTCGTGCTCAGGCAGCTGGACGCCTATCGCGGGCTGGATGGGATAGAGCTTCACCCGCTCCTCTCGCCCAGGCGCCTGACCAATTATCGCACCACCGTCCGCCTGACCATCGCCGGCAAGTACGCCGAGCCGTACATAGGCATCTTCCGCCGTTCCTCCCACGACGTGGTCGACCTGTGCGATTGCCCGATCCATCATCACCTGGTCAACCGGGTGGTGGAGGTGGTCAGGCGCGGCATCTCCCGGCTCAAGGTGCCGGTGTACAGCCCCCGCAACAGGGTCGGTCTTTTGCGCTACCTGGTGGTGAGGGTCTCCGAGGCTGAACAGAAGGCCATGGTCGTGTTCGTCACCGCCCGACGCTCGTACAACGAGATTCATCACCTGGCCAGGTACGTGCGCGAGCAACTGCCCGAGGTGGAGGTTGTCGCCCAGAACGTCAACAGCTCCGAGGGAAACGTCATCATGGGGCCTGTGGATCACTTTCTCACGCCGAAACACCACCTCACCGAGCGCATCGGCGAGGTAAGCCTGATGATCTCTCCCCGCTCCTTCCTGCAGGTTAACCGCGACGGCGCCTGTCTGATCTACGAACGGGTGGCCGAATGGGCGCGGCTCACGGGACGGGAAACAGTGCTGGACCTCTACTGCGGTATCGGTGGCATCGCCCTGACCCTGGCGCGCCGTGCGCGCAGGGTGATCGGCGTGGAGGTGGTTGAGGCGGCCGTGGAGGACGCTCGCAGGAACGCCCGCATGAACGGCATCTCCAATTGCGTCTTCCAGGCGGGAGACGTGGCCGAGCAGCTTGAGGAGCTTGCTGAGGATGGCGAAGGGGTGGATGTGGTCGTGCTCAACCCACCCCGCAAAGGGTGTGACGAGCAAGTACTGCGGCAGGTGGCCGCTCTCGGGCCGCGCACGGTGCTCTATGTCTCCTGTTCCCCCCAAACCTTGGCCCGCGATCTCAACCTGCTGAAAAGCTTGGGATACGTCTGCGTGGAGGTTCAGCCGGTGGACATGTTTCCCCATACCATGCATGTGGAGAACGTTGCCCGACTGGAAAAAGTGATAAAAGCGCTTGACAATACGGAATGA
- a CDS encoding DUF748 domain-containing protein — MSKRRRVILVCAALCALLLLFSATILPKIVRNRAVEAIQKATGRTTRLESVSINPLTLTVSLRGFAMDERGGGSFVSIGALRASLSPASIYRRALVLSRAQIDKPVITITRNRPNSYNFSDILQRLQAHKKPETKGETRFSINNITVNGGSIDFNDRAVEGGKKHTVRNLEIGIPFISNIPYLVEKYTAPRISALVNGAPFSFAGKMKPLSKSMETSVRVDLKRLDLPQFVAYSPQKPAATLASGWLSIDTDVKYRVFSDKKPELVVSGVARLDDTAIQMTNGQPLMKLPLLEIKASQLEFFARLFRFSSIRVDGLELFVSRDKGRKWMFERLLTAEKRGDERKAAATKTAAKTGPVHPSLQISSLSLANSTVHYSDATATGGFKGALSRINLTMRNIDTALDKSAEYELTLLVDQDASLNSKGSFSLTPLSLKSSTALKGLKLQRGWPYLAQQLTAPVKGTLDLSADLAFSKEQGLTADNGSLALRQLSTRYGNGDGLNLVLFSVNGASYRQKENSLEMEEVRLSKGSISVSRESDGALSPLSLIRKRGTTAAAGQRTQAAPRKPQPAPRPFSYRLRRFQTDRLNLAFTDKSREEKPRFTLRNTAFSLADLSGPKFTPAQLRCSTTYGTNSPIRVRGSITPLPFRFRGTVRVGRLPITDFEDYFPDSLNLSVLEGYLDSTLGLDITLKNGKPYGTFRGNAGVRSFHSVDAEAEEDLLKWESLQLDQFQGRLEPFSLSIRQIALNGVYSRVIVRKDGTLNLQNLVRKPAPVETAGQTTVAVSKQAPKAKHQISIGAVTIQDGTIAFSDHHLRQQFTSTFHNLGGRVSGMSSDDSKFADVDLRGNLENRSPLQITGTINPLRDDLFVDLTISFKDIELSPVTPYSGTYLGYSVERGKLFLDLKYHIEQKQLRSENRIFIDQFTFGNRVESQKATKLPVRLGLALLQDRKGEIHLDVPVTGRTDDPQFSIWRLVFQVLKNLLVKAATSPFALLSSMFGDGADLSTIQFSQGASALSQNEEQKLGALAKALADRPALKMELKGYVDREKDAEGYRKELLARKIANERALSLAKQRKSEDMTSALNAAMQPEEYSRYLKAVYRKEKFPKPRTMFGLVKDLPDEEMKKLIIANTAVGNQDLQSLAQERSAAVMAYLVKQGVAQERLFLKKDNIHKSPEKSGQSRSRVELNAITQ, encoded by the coding sequence ATGTCAAAAAGAAGAAGAGTCATTCTCGTCTGCGCCGCGCTCTGCGCGCTCCTGCTCCTGTTCAGCGCCACCATCCTGCCGAAGATCGTAAGAAACAGGGCTGTGGAGGCGATCCAAAAAGCGACCGGCCGGACAACACGCCTGGAATCGGTCTCCATCAACCCCCTGACTCTGACGGTCAGCCTGAGGGGATTCGCCATGGATGAGCGGGGTGGCGGTTCCTTCGTCAGTATAGGCGCCCTGCGCGCCTCCCTGAGCCCGGCATCCATCTACCGGCGTGCCCTGGTCCTGTCCCGGGCCCAGATCGACAAGCCCGTGATCACGATAACCCGCAACAGGCCAAACAGCTATAACTTCTCGGATATCCTGCAGCGCCTTCAGGCGCACAAGAAACCGGAGACGAAGGGGGAGACCCGTTTTTCCATCAACAACATAACCGTTAACGGCGGTTCCATCGACTTCAACGACAGAGCCGTGGAGGGGGGTAAGAAGCACACCGTCCGCAACCTGGAAATCGGCATTCCCTTCATCAGCAACATCCCCTATCTGGTGGAGAAATACACCGCGCCCCGCATATCGGCCCTGGTCAACGGAGCACCCTTCAGCTTTGCGGGCAAGATGAAGCCGCTGAGCAAATCCATGGAGACCTCGGTCCGCGTCGACCTGAAGCGGCTCGACCTCCCCCAGTTCGTGGCCTATTCCCCCCAGAAACCGGCGGCCACCCTGGCATCGGGCTGGCTGAGCATCGATACGGACGTGAAGTATCGCGTGTTCTCCGACAAAAAGCCGGAACTGGTGGTAAGCGGAGTTGCCAGACTGGACGACACCGCCATCCAGATGACCAACGGCCAGCCCCTGATGAAGCTGCCGCTGCTGGAAATCAAAGCCTCCCAACTGGAATTCTTTGCCAGGCTGTTCCGGTTCTCGTCCATCCGTGTGGACGGACTGGAGCTGTTCGTCAGCCGTGACAAGGGAAGGAAGTGGATGTTTGAACGCTTGCTGACGGCGGAGAAGAGGGGCGATGAGCGAAAGGCTGCCGCGACGAAAACGGCGGCAAAGACAGGGCCGGTTCATCCGTCGCTTCAGATTTCCTCCCTCTCGCTGGCCAACAGCACGGTTCATTACAGCGATGCCACGGCCACGGGCGGTTTCAAGGGGGCGCTCTCCCGCATCAACCTGACCATGAGAAACATCGACACCGCCCTTGATAAATCCGCCGAATACGAGCTAACGCTTCTGGTGGACCAGGATGCCAGCCTGAACTCCAAAGGAAGCTTTTCGCTCACCCCCCTGTCGCTGAAGAGTTCCACGGCCCTGAAGGGGCTCAAACTGCAGAGGGGGTGGCCCTACCTGGCGCAACAGCTGACAGCGCCCGTCAAGGGGACCCTGGATCTGTCCGCCGACCTGGCCTTCAGCAAGGAGCAGGGCTTGACGGCGGACAACGGCTCCCTTGCCCTGAGACAGCTCTCCACCCGCTACGGCAATGGAGACGGCCTGAACCTGGTGCTGTTTTCCGTAAACGGCGCATCCTACCGCCAGAAGGAGAACAGCCTGGAGATGGAGGAGGTCAGGCTGTCAAAGGGGTCCATCTCCGTATCCCGCGAGAGCGATGGTGCCCTCTCCCCGCTGTCGCTGATCAGGAAGCGGGGCACCACAGCAGCTGCCGGCCAACGCACGCAGGCGGCACCCCGCAAGCCTCAACCAGCTCCCCGGCCCTTTTCCTACCGCTTAAGGCGTTTTCAGACCGACAGGCTCAACCTGGCGTTCACGGACAAGAGCCGCGAGGAGAAGCCGCGCTTCACCCTGCGCAACACCGCCTTCTCCCTGGCAGATCTGAGCGGGCCGAAATTCACCCCTGCGCAGCTGCGCTGTTCAACCACCTACGGCACAAACAGCCCCATCAGGGTGCGGGGCAGCATAACCCCCCTCCCCTTCCGTTTCCGGGGCACCGTCAGGGTCGGGCGACTGCCCATCACGGATTTCGAGGACTATTTCCCCGACAGCCTGAACCTCTCTGTTCTGGAGGGCTACCTGGACAGCACCCTGGGACTGGACATCACCCTCAAAAACGGCAAACCCTACGGCACCTTCCGGGGAAATGCCGGCGTGCGTTCATTCCACAGCGTGGACGCCGAAGCCGAGGAGGACCTGCTGAAGTGGGAGAGCCTGCAGCTGGACCAGTTCCAGGGAAGGCTTGAGCCGTTCAGCCTCTCCATCCGCCAGATCGCCCTGAACGGCGTCTACTCGCGCGTCATCGTGCGCAAGGACGGCACCCTCAACCTGCAGAACCTGGTGCGGAAGCCCGCACCCGTCGAAACAGCCGGGCAGACCACGGTGGCCGTCTCCAAGCAGGCTCCAAAAGCCAAACACCAGATCAGTATCGGCGCCGTCACCATCCAGGATGGGACCATCGCCTTCAGCGACCACCACCTTCGCCAACAGTTCACCAGCACCTTCCACAACCTGGGGGGGCGGGTCAGCGGCATGTCCTCGGACGACTCCAAATTCGCCGACGTGGACCTGCGCGGCAACCTGGAGAACCGCTCACCGCTGCAGATCACCGGCACCATCAACCCCCTGCGCGACGACCTGTTCGTCGACCTGACGATCTCCTTCAAGGATATCGAACTCTCGCCGGTCACCCCCTACTCGGGCACCTACCTGGGGTACAGCGTGGAGCGGGGAAAACTGTTCCTGGACCTGAAGTACCACATCGAGCAGAAACAGCTTCGTTCGGAGAACAGGATCTTCATCGACCAGTTCACCTTCGGCAACAGGGTGGAGAGCCAGAAGGCCACCAAGCTGCCGGTGCGCCTGGGTCTGGCACTGCTCCAGGACCGCAAGGGGGAGATCCACCTGGACGTGCCGGTCACCGGCCGCACGGACGATCCCCAGTTCAGCATCTGGCGGCTGGTCTTCCAGGTCCTGAAGAACCTGCTGGTCAAGGCCGCCACGTCGCCGTTCGCGCTTTTGTCGTCCATGTTCGGCGACGGAGCCGACCTGAGCACCATCCAGTTCAGCCAGGGGGCCAGCGCCCTGAGCCAGAATGAAGAGCAGAAGCTGGGTGCCCTGGCAAAGGCCCTGGCCGACCGCCCGGCCCTGAAGATGGAGCTCAAGGGATACGTTGACCGGGAAAAGGACGCCGAGGGGTACCGAAAGGAGCTGCTGGCTCGCAAGATCGCCAACGAACGGGCGCTTTCCCTCGCCAAACAGCGTAAGAGCGAGGATATGACCTCGGCCTTAAACGCCGCCATGCAGCCGGAGGAATACTCCCGCTACCTGAAGGCGGTCTACCGCAAGGAGAAGTTCCCCAAGCCGCGCACCATGTTCGGCCTGGTCAAGGATCTGCCCGATGAGGAGATGAAAAAGCTGATCATCGCCAACACAGCCGTCGGTAACCAGGACCTCCAGTCCCTGGCCCAGGAACGTTCGGCAGCGGTAATGGCCTACCTGGTCAAGCAGGGCGTTGCACAAGAACGGCTCTTCCTGAAAAAGGACAACATCCACAAGTCCCCCGAGAAGAGCGGTCAGAGCAGAAGCAGGGTGGAGCTGAATGCCATCACCCAGTGA
- the thrS gene encoding threonine--tRNA ligase codes for MSSISIALPDGSKREIASGSTIADLAASIGAGLAKAAIAGKLDGELVDLSTELKDDSRVEIITEKSPEALTVIRHSAAHLMAQAVKELFPQAKVTIGPAIESGFYYDFDMDAPFTPEDLERIEARMAELAAANQKIERRVLSSSEAVSLFSGMGENYKVELINDLAAETVSVYSQGDFADLCRGPHLPSTSRIKAFKLLSIAGAYWRGDEKNRMLQRIYGTAFADKKELEAYLHRLEESKRRDHRRLGRELDLFSFSDEVGAGLVIWHPKGAMLRTILEDFERREHLKRGYDIVLGPQILKKELWQRSGHYENYRENMYFTEVDEQSYGIKPMNCLAHMMIYKSHLRSYRDLPLRYFELGTVHRHERAGVLHGLLRVRGFTQDDAHILCAPEQLDGEIKGVLKFVSDVMAIFGFEYEMELSTRPEKSIGDDAAWELATEALLSALKDTGRSFEINEGDGAFYGPKIDIKLKDALDRRWQCATIQCDFTLPERFDLQYVAADGEKKRPVMVHRVVLGAIERFIGVLIEHYAGNFPLWLSPVQAMLVTVTDNHIPYAQGVLEHLREAGIRVQGDFRNEKLSFKIREAQLQKVPYMLVIGDKEMESATVTPRFRDGKNLVAMKPEDFVAFVVEETKNFR; via the coding sequence ATGTCATCTATTTCGATTGCACTGCCAGACGGTTCGAAGCGTGAGATTGCATCCGGTTCGACTATTGCTGATTTGGCTGCTTCCATCGGCGCCGGCCTTGCCAAGGCTGCCATTGCCGGGAAGCTGGACGGAGAACTGGTCGATCTTTCGACGGAGCTGAAGGACGATTCCCGGGTTGAGATCATCACCGAAAAGAGCCCGGAGGCGCTGACCGTCATCCGCCACTCCGCCGCCCATCTCATGGCCCAGGCGGTTAAGGAACTGTTCCCCCAGGCCAAGGTGACCATCGGTCCTGCCATCGAGAGCGGCTTCTACTACGATTTTGACATGGACGCCCCCTTCACTCCCGAAGACCTGGAGCGTATCGAAGCCAGGATGGCCGAACTGGCGGCTGCCAACCAGAAGATCGAGCGCAGAGTGCTCTCCAGCAGCGAGGCGGTCAGCCTGTTTTCGGGTATGGGTGAAAACTACAAGGTTGAGCTGATCAACGATCTGGCAGCAGAGACGGTTTCGGTTTACAGCCAGGGCGATTTCGCCGACCTCTGCCGCGGCCCCCATCTTCCCTCCACCTCGCGCATCAAGGCCTTCAAGCTGCTCTCCATCGCCGGCGCCTACTGGCGCGGCGACGAGAAGAACCGCATGCTGCAGCGCATCTACGGCACGGCCTTCGCGGACAAGAAGGAGCTGGAGGCGTACCTGCACCGCCTGGAGGAATCCAAACGTCGCGACCACCGCAGGCTGGGCAGAGAACTGGACCTGTTCTCCTTCTCCGACGAGGTGGGCGCCGGCCTGGTGATCTGGCACCCCAAGGGGGCCATGCTGCGCACAATCCTGGAGGATTTCGAGCGCCGCGAGCACCTGAAGCGCGGCTACGACATCGTCCTCGGCCCGCAGATACTGAAGAAGGAACTCTGGCAGCGTTCCGGCCATTACGAAAACTACCGCGAGAACATGTATTTCACCGAGGTTGACGAGCAGAGCTATGGCATCAAGCCGATGAACTGTCTCGCCCACATGATGATCTACAAGTCCCATCTGAGGAGTTACCGCGACCTGCCGCTGCGCTACTTCGAACTGGGCACGGTGCATCGCCATGAGCGCGCCGGCGTGCTGCACGGCCTTCTGCGCGTGCGTGGTTTTACCCAGGACGATGCCCATATTCTCTGCGCACCGGAGCAACTGGACGGTGAGATCAAGGGTGTGCTGAAATTCGTCAGCGACGTCATGGCCATCTTCGGCTTCGAGTACGAAATGGAGCTCTCCACCCGGCCGGAGAAATCCATCGGCGATGATGCTGCCTGGGAACTGGCCACCGAGGCGCTGCTCTCGGCTCTCAAGGATACGGGGCGCTCCTTTGAGATCAACGAGGGAGACGGCGCATTTTACGGCCCCAAGATCGATATCAAGCTGAAAGACGCGCTTGACAGGCGCTGGCAGTGTGCTACTATCCAGTGCGATTTTACCCTGCCGGAACGCTTTGACCTGCAGTACGTTGCGGCCGATGGCGAAAAAAAGCGCCCGGTCATGGTGCACAGGGTCGTCCTGGGCGCCATCGAACGCTTCATCGGTGTGCTGATCGAACACTACGCTGGCAACTTCCCGCTCTGGCTCTCGCCGGTTCAGGCCATGCTGGTCACCGTTACCGACAACCATATCCCCTATGCCCAGGGGGTACTGGAGCACCTCAGGGAAGCGGGTATCAGGGTCCAGGGTGATTTCCGCAATGAGAAACTGAGCTTCAAGATTCGCGAGGCTCAGCTCCAGAAGGTCCCCTACATGCTGGTGATCGGCGACAAGGAGATGGAGTCGGCTACGGTGACCCCGCGCTTCCGTGACGGCAAGAACCTGGTGGCCATGAAGCCCGAGGATTTTGTTGCCTTTGTCGTAGAGGAAACCAAGAACTTCAGATAG
- a CDS encoding XTP/dITP diphosphatase translates to MKELVVATRNRGKLNEIRAFLSGVVERVSCASDFEGFPETVEDGATFEQNALKKAREAMRFTGLPALADDSGLVVDALDGRPGVLSARFSGEEGGDGANNRKLLEEMGGMPPQGRGAAFVCALAYVTPDGGERLFFGRVGGRILEQERGEGGFGYDPLFLVDGFQRTMAELGMEEKNGISHRGEALRGFREYLCGCPGFCGAGEGQE, encoded by the coding sequence ATGAAAGAACTGGTGGTGGCCACTCGCAATCGCGGAAAACTGAACGAGATACGGGCGTTCCTGTCGGGTGTCGTGGAACGGGTCAGTTGCGCTTCCGACTTCGAGGGGTTCCCCGAGACCGTGGAAGATGGCGCAACGTTTGAACAGAACGCCCTCAAGAAGGCTCGGGAGGCGATGCGCTTCACCGGGCTGCCTGCCCTGGCTGACGATTCCGGCCTGGTGGTGGATGCTCTTGACGGGCGTCCCGGCGTGCTCTCCGCCCGCTTCAGCGGCGAGGAGGGCGGTGACGGAGCCAACAACCGCAAACTGCTGGAAGAGATGGGCGGGATGCCTCCCCAGGGGAGAGGCGCCGCCTTTGTCTGCGCCCTGGCGTATGTGACACCTGATGGCGGGGAGCGGCTCTTCTTCGGCAGGGTCGGGGGGCGCATTCTGGAGCAGGAGCGGGGAGAGGGGGGCTTCGGTTACGACCCGCTCTTCCTGGTGGACGGGTTCCAGCGCACCATGGCGGAACTGGGCATGGAAGAGAAGAACGGCATCAGCCATCGTGGAGAGGCGCTGCGGGGGTTTCGGGAGTACCTGTGTGGCTGCCCGGGTTTCTGTGGCGCTGGAGAGGGACAGGAGTAA
- the cimA gene encoding citramalate synthase translates to MGRVKLYDTTLRDGTQAEDISLLLEDKIRIAHKLDELGIQYIEGGWPGSNPKDVAFFKEISREKLRQAKVAAFGSTRRARVAVEKDNNIKTLLAAEPDVITIFGKTWDFHVREALRISLEENLELIFDSLDFLKRHSGEVFYDAEHFFDGYKANPEYAVKTLQAAQQAGVDCIILCDTNGGTLPFEVARIIGDVQTRISTPLGIHSHNDSECAVANALQAVEMGVVQVQGTINGFGERCGNANLCSIIPSLQLKMKRECVSDDQLRNLQDVSRYVYELANIPPDKRQAFVGSSAFAHKGGVHVSAIERNPETYEHMRPELVGNRTRVLISDLSGRSNVMAKAKEFNLDLDSRDPVTLEILDNIKEMENRGYQFEGADASFELLMKKALGSHRKFFQIIGFRVLDEKRGEDQRPTSEATIKVKVGGKVEHTAAEGSGPVNALDNAIRKALEKFYPKLKEVKLLDYKVRVLPAGQGTASSTRVLIESGDRHNRWGTVGVSDNIIDASYIALIDSLDYKLHKLEE, encoded by the coding sequence GTGGGCCGTGTGAAACTGTACGATACGACGCTGCGCGATGGTACCCAGGCGGAGGATATCTCGCTTCTGCTTGAGGACAAGATAAGGATTGCCCATAAGCTGGACGAACTGGGCATCCAGTATATCGAGGGGGGCTGGCCGGGCAGCAACCCCAAGGATGTGGCTTTTTTTAAGGAAATCAGCAGGGAGAAGCTGCGCCAGGCCAAGGTTGCCGCTTTCGGCTCAACGCGCCGTGCCAGGGTTGCGGTGGAGAAGGACAACAATATCAAGACCCTTTTGGCCGCGGAACCGGATGTGATCACCATCTTCGGCAAGACCTGGGATTTTCACGTTCGGGAGGCGCTCCGCATCTCCCTGGAAGAAAACCTGGAGCTGATCTTCGATTCCCTGGACTTTCTGAAGCGCCATTCCGGGGAGGTCTTTTACGATGCCGAGCATTTCTTCGACGGCTACAAGGCCAACCCCGAGTACGCCGTCAAAACCCTCCAGGCCGCCCAGCAGGCCGGGGTCGACTGCATCATCCTCTGCGACACCAACGGCGGAACCCTGCCCTTTGAGGTGGCCCGCATCATCGGGGATGTCCAGACCCGCATCTCCACCCCCCTGGGCATCCATTCCCACAACGACTCGGAGTGCGCCGTGGCCAATGCCCTGCAGGCGGTGGAGATGGGGGTGGTGCAGGTTCAGGGGACCATCAACGGCTTCGGCGAGCGCTGCGGCAACGCCAATCTCTGCTCAATCATCCCCTCACTGCAGTTGAAAATGAAGCGCGAGTGCGTCAGCGACGACCAGCTTCGCAATCTTCAGGACGTGTCCCGCTATGTCTACGAGCTGGCCAATATCCCGCCCGATAAGCGCCAGGCCTTCGTGGGCAGCTCGGCATTCGCCCACAAGGGGGGGGTGCATGTCAGCGCCATCGAGCGCAATCCCGAGACCTACGAGCACATGCGGCCCGAACTTGTGGGTAACCGCACCCGCGTGCTGATCTCCGACCTCTCGGGCCGCTCCAATGTCATGGCCAAGGCCAAGGAATTCAACCTGGACCTTGACAGCCGGGATCCGGTGACCCTGGAAATTCTGGACAACATAAAGGAAATGGAGAACCGCGGCTACCAGTTCGAGGGGGCCGACGCGTCCTTCGAGTTGCTGATGAAGAAGGCGTTGGGAAGTCACCGCAAATTCTTCCAGATCATCGGATTCCGCGTGCTGGATGAAAAGCGGGGCGAGGATCAGCGCCCCACCTCGGAGGCAACCATCAAGGTTAAGGTTGGGGGTAAGGTGGAGCACACGGCCGCCGAGGGGAGCGGCCCGGTCAATGCGCTGGACAACGCCATCCGCAAGGCTCTGGAAAAATTCTATCCCAAGCTGAAAGAGGTCAAACTGCTGGACTATAAGGTGCGTGTCCTGCCTGCCGGCCAGGGGACCGCCTCGTCGACCCGCGTGCTGATCGAGTCGGGAGACCGGCACAACCGCTGGGGCACGGTGGGGGTGTCCGACAACATCATCGACGCCTCCTACATCGCCCTGATCGACAGCTTGGACTACAAACTGCACAAACTGGAAGAATAG